One stretch of Cryptococcus neoformans var. neoformans B-3501A chromosome 5, whole genome shotgun sequence DNA includes these proteins:
- a CDS encoding hypothetical protein (HMMPfam hit to zf-DHHC, DHHC zinc finger domain, score: 118.1, E(): 2e-32), whose product MSLIRNCSGVVIRCFKHVEYFADWLTGAAGPVFVFLCWLLIGSGGILFFDVVARDLSFLSLLLLSPLLILVPLNLYLQYYLVTHVPPGFPAPRASGPDENMSWIVPDTKSIWAPERWGFKKMVRPLTSSGQPEGAAETGRRVRRCRKCDGPKPERTHHCSVCKRCILMMDHHCPWINNCVGLHNQRHFVLFMAWLSIGCWVAAILGYHRFLDTFKYHSEWNSWTPKLGWTIIWVLAVAIGIAVPVLTLWHLYMVSNGETSIESHDNAYLASKAKSEGLIYLNPYDLGRRRNLQLFFNLGPGGYSATTLLFPFLISPATNGWSFYRRPLPTHPLASMKELHAPELGEGLIARTNTSSGRGLGLGLGLDVGGDVGSHAEDGLGGYVMGDDGSLTDDEEGGGGYMD is encoded by the exons ATGTCGCTCATACGCAATTGCTCTGGCGTGGTCATCCGGTGCTTCAAACATGTTGAATACTTTGCCGATTGGTTAACGGGCGCCGCTGGTCCTGTTTTTGTCTTCTTATGCTGGCTTTTGATAGGCTCTGGGGGTATTTTGTTCT TCGATGTTGTTGCTCGAGacctctcttttctttcccttcttctcctttcacctctcctcatccttgtcCCTCTCAATCTCTACCTCCAATACTACCTCGTTACCCACGTTCCCCCTGGATTTCCAGCACCTCGTGCATCGGGACCTGATGAAAATATGAGCTGGATTGTCCCTGATACCAAAAGTATATGGGCGCCGGAAAGGTGGGGGTTCAAGAAGATGGTTAGGCCCTTAACCAGCAGCGGACAGCCAGAGGGGGCGGCAGAGACtggaaggagggtgagaCGATGTAGAAAGTGTGACGGACCTAAACCAGAG AGAACACACCATTGCTCGGTATGTAAAAGATGTATTCTAATGATGGACCATCACTGCCCCTGGATAAACAATTGC GTTGGCCTACATAACCAGCGGCATTTTGTTCTGTTCAT GGCGTGGTTATCAATAGGATGTTGGGTGGCGGCAATCCTCGGGTATCATCGGTTCCTCGACACCTTCAAATACCATTCCGAA TGGAACTCATGGACACCCAAGCTGGGATGGACCATCATTTGGGTTCTTGCTGTCGCCATAG GTATTGCTGTACCAGTTTTGACATTGTGGCATTTATATATGGTATCAAATGGGGAGACATCGATCGAGTCTCACGATAACGCCTACCTCGCATCAAAAGCAAAGTCTGAGGGTCTC ATTTACTTAAACCCCTATGATCTCGGAAGACGGCGTAATCTTCAATTGTTTTTCAACCTCGGTCCAGGGGGCTA CTCTGCCaccactcttctctttcccttccttaTTTCCCCAGCCACAAACGGCTGGTCCTTCTATAGACGTCCCTTACCTACCCACCCATTAGCATCCATGAAAGAACTCCACGCCCCCGAACTTGGCGAAGGGCTTATCGCACGTACCAACACTTCGTCTGGGCGTGGCTTGGGATTGGGCTTAGGACTGGATGTAGGTGGCGATGTCGGCAGTCATGCGGAGGATGGATTAGGAGGGTATGTTATGGGTGATGATGGGAGTCTAACagacgatgaggaaggaggaggtgggtATATGGACTAA
- a CDS encoding hypothetical protein (Match to ESTs gb|CF186729.1|CF186729, gb|CF187852.1|CF187852, gb|CF187851.1|CF187851; HMMPfam hit to Aldo_ket_red, Aldo/keto reductase family, score: 400.4, E(): 2.1e-117) produces MSAPTSFKLNNGVEIPAVGLGTWQAPPGQVQAAVAHALKNGYRHLDCALIYQNEAEVGDGIKESGVPRSEIFITSKVWNTHQPNVADGLRQTLEALQTDYLDLYLIHWPVRLVPNESSGLLPVNPDGSRAVDRDWDQSETWRQMEEVYASGKVKAIGVANWSIPYLEELKKTWKIVPAVNQVELHPFLPQHKLVKYCRDLGILLEAYSPLGSTNAPLLSDPEINAIAEKYKTSPATICISYQVNRGIVVLPKSVSPKRIEDNLKTIPIEKEDMVKLDGMAAAGKAQRINTPKWGWDLGFDDWYGPVKQQ; encoded by the exons ATGAGCGCCCCTACAagcttcaagctcaacaacGGTGTTGAAATCCCAGCTGTTGGCCTTG GTACGTGGCAAGCGCCTCCTGGCCAGGTTCAAGCTGCAGTCGCCCATGCGCTCAAGAATGGATATCGTCACTTAGACTGCGCCTTGATCTATCAAAATGAGGCTGAAGTTGGGGATGGTATCAAAGAAAGTGGTGTTCCTCGTTCTGAAATATTCATTACTTCCAAAGTGTGGAACACCCACCAGCCAAACGTTGCGGACGGCTTGAGACAGACTCTTGAAGCTTTACAGACAGACTACCTTGATCTTTAT CTCATTCACTGGCCTGTTCGTCTCGTTCCC AACGAATCCTCTGGCCTCTTGCCAGTCAACCCTGATGGCTCTCGCGCTGTAGACCGAGATTGGGACCAGTCTGAGACTTGGCGCCAGATGGAGGAGGTTTACGCTTCTGGCAAAGTCAAGGCCATTGGTGTTGCCAACTGGTCTATTCCCTATCTCGAggaattgaagaagacatgGAAGATCGTCCCTGCTGTCAACCAAGTTGAACTtcaccccttcctccctcagCACAAGCTGGTCAAGTACTGTCGTGATTTGGGTATTTTATTGGAGGCATATTCACCCTTGGGATCCACTA AcgctcctctcctctctgACCCCGAAATCAACGCCATTGCCGAGAAATATAAGACGTCTCCCGCCACTATCTGCATTTCCTATCAAGTCAACAGGGGTATTGTTGTTCTCCCCAAATCTGTCTCTCCCAAGCGTATTGAGGATAATCTCAAGACAATTCCcattgaaaaggaggataTGGTTAAATTGGATGGGATGGCGGCCGCCGGTAAAGCTCAGAGAATTAATACTCCCAAGTGGGGCTGGGATCTCGGCTTTGATGATTGGTACGGCCCCGTTAAGCAGCAGTAG
- a CDS encoding hypothetical protein (Match to ESTs gb|CF186957.1|CF186957, gb|CF186956.1|CF186956), producing the protein MDASIKGASHIKTFVRLLQCASKFGDDLHICIGEGLWEMSAVDSSKSAFCLFKLNKDFFYKWEKRVSGQIICRILVKSVIAVLGKTAQMSTVQRIDLRIIDPSDELKSRLRRRRRGGREANGEEQKVFVDDGPAYPDDDEAVGGIEAKLIMRLVCDHGVIRKHSLHLGTSEFNRADVDPETTPSGFTISSRTLRDWLDHFSISMPTSGSNASGGLSQLGWMFAKDHVKIKSWEGPGNGNAGLSTEITIDTEEFEDYGLIETRYLDDEATQEGGNPGPRVDLTLPMKEFKATLVLAEQLSINLNMAFSEAGQPLTITNLENELEYIELFCAIATRECYAFADIMLPGQESSAHTRNAQISKSRTATAQQPEGGNAFPPSSRRKREEQSQRKGPSRLTLTAQPTDEERLVTVYLPENGHAQKHLSQRASDHIHPHAEGAASASPSSRRNSDHEPLFLPQSQDAGSPETLPPQSQRQATQSGVRMTQREVLEYAGLGDVNMDELGEELDFEEEEEVRASQLGDRVKASGNSASAHQKTKDETVRRQDVSAHRSANTTGAEESDFTWDTTIDMGLLDSRARAQLDEGHVGAKAEHMEVEEAQKDEDLSMEEWDEEDTDGLELTQIPEKSKYRPLFDD; encoded by the exons ATGGACGCCTCGATTAAAGGAGCATCGCATATCAAAA cATTTGTTCGTCTGCTGCAGTGTGCATCAAAGTTCGGAGATGATTTGCACATCTGCATCGGTGAAGGGCTC TGGGAAATGTCTGCGGTAGACTCGTCGAAATCCGCCTTCTGTCTTTTCAAACTGAATAAGGACTTTTTCTACaaatgggagaagagggtgtCTGGACAAATAATATGTCGTATATTAGTCAAG TCCGTGATAGCGGTCCTTGGTAAAACCGCCCAAATGTCCACTGTTCAACGTATAGATCTCCGTATTATCGATCCTTCTGATGAGCTCAAATCGCGGCTCAGAAGGCGCCGTAGAGGCGGTCGTGAAGCTaatggagaagaacagAAGGTTtttgtggatgatggacCTGCATATccagatgatgacgaggcaGTGGGTGGTATTGAGGCAAAGTTGATCATGAGACTGGTCTGCGACCACG GTGTAATTCGCAAGCACTCATTACACCTCGGCACAAGCGAGTTCAACCGAGCAGACGTTGATCCGGAAACGACTCCTTCAGGCTTCACCATATCCTCCCGCACTTTGCGCGACTGGCTCGACCATTTTTCCATATCAATGCCTACTTCTGGCTCAAATGCTTCGGGGGGACTGAGCCAATTAGGTTGGATGTTTGCTAAGGACCATGTGAAAATAAAATCATGGGAAGGACCGGGAAACGGAAATGCGGGTCTCAGCACGGAGATCACAATCGACACTGAAGAATTTGAAGATTATGGGCTAATTGAAACGCGATACCTGGACGATGAAGCCACTCAGGAAGGGGGAAATCCTGGGCCAAGAGTAGATTTGACCTTACCTATGAAGGAGTTTAAA GCGACGTTAGTGCTCGCAGAACAACTGTCCATCAATCTAAATATGGCATTCTCCGAAGCAGGCCAGCCTCTTACTATCACAAACCTGGAAAATGAACTCGAATATATCGAACTCTTCTGCGCTATCGCCACCCGCGAATGTTATGCTTTTGCAGATATCATGTTGCCAGGTCAGGAGTCTTCTGCCCACACGAGAAATGCACAAATATCAAAAAGTCGAACAGCGACAGCACAGCAGCCGGAAGGGGGTAATGCCTTTCCCCCCTCGTCtaggagaaaaagggaagagcaGAGTCAAAGAAAGGGACCATCGCGGCTCACTTTAACGGCTCAACCAACAGACGAAGAAAGGTTGGTCACTGTCTACTTGCCAGAAAATGGTCATGCTCAAAAGCATCTCTCCCAACGCGCGTCTGACCATATTCACCCACATGCAGAAGGCGCTGCTTCGgcatcgccatcctccaGACGCAACAGCGATCACGAACCGCTGTTCCTCCCCCAAAGCCAGGATGCTGGTTCTCCAGAAACCCTTCCACCACAAAGTCAAAGGCAAGCAACCCAAAGTGGGGTGAGAATGACTCAACGGGAAGTTTTGGAATACGCAGGACTAGGAGATGTGAACATGGACGAGCTCGGAGAGGAGCTAGAttttgaggaagaggaagaggtgagggCTTCTCAATTGGGTGATCGAGTCAAAGCTTCGGGGAATTCAGCTTCAGCACAtcaaaaaacaaaagacgAAACTGTGAGACGTCAAGATGTCTCCGCACACAGGTCAGCCAACACTACAGGCGCCGAGGAGAGCGATTTTACATGGGATACGACCATTGATATGGGTCTGTTGGATAGTCGAGCTCGGGCGCAACTTGATGAAGGACATGTCGGAGCAAAAGCCGAGCATATGGAGGTAGAAGAAGCGcagaaggatgaagatctATCAATGGAAGAGtgggatgaggaagatacAGACGGGCTGGAACTGACCCAGATACCTGAAAAGTCGAAA TACCGTCCTCTCTTTGATGACTGA